One window of the Rhinoraja longicauda isolate Sanriku21f chromosome 2, sRhiLon1.1, whole genome shotgun sequence genome contains the following:
- the gjc2 gene encoding gap junction gamma-2 protein: protein MTNMSWAFLTRLLEEIHNHSTFVGKVWLTVLIIFRIVLTAVGGESIYSDEQSKFVCNTKQPGCENVCYDAFAPLSHVRFWVFQIIMISTPSVMYLGYAIHRIARSTEEDKKNKFKNKKIPTIRWQVHRNSEQTEDEDEEEPMIHEETESEKKEAGKDRKHDGRRRILQEGLMKMYVFQLIFRALFEVGFLMGQYLLYGFEVNPSYVCTRNPCPHTVDCFVSRPTEKTVFLIVMYVVSCLCLILNICEMFHLGFGTIRDVIRNKRRIQNNNRPFPYHYPRNIPSSPPGYNLVVKSDKSTKVPNGLVAQGQRLTNIMQDHQSTSPDDNIPPDLARLHKHLKVAQEQLDIAFQGYNMQENAQKSRTSSPASGGTVAEQNRVNTAHEKQGAKPKPGSEKGSSSSKSGDGKTSVWI, encoded by the coding sequence ATGACAAATATGAGCTGGGCCTTTTTAACACGTCTTCTTGAAGAAATCCACAATCATTCCACCTTTGTTGGCAAAGTATGGCTTACAGTGCTGATAATATTCCGCATAGTGCTGACTGCAGTTGGAGGGGAGTCCATTTATTCTGATGAACAGAGCAAATTTGTCTGTAATACCAAACAGCCTGGGTGTGAAAATGTCTGCTATGATGCATTTGCACCTCTCTCTCATGTGAGGTTCTGGGTTTTTCAGATCATCATGATTTCAACTCCATCTGTGATGTACCTTGGCTATGCCATCCATAGAATTGCCAGATCCACTGaagaagacaaaaaaaacaagttCAAGAATAAGAAAATACCAACCATACGATGGCAAGTCCACCGAAATTCAGAACAAACAGAggatgaagatgaggaggaaccaATGATCCATGAAGAAACAGAGAGTGAGAAAAAAGAGGCAGGCAAAGATCGGAAGCATGATGGGAGACGACGCATCTTGCAAGAAGGTCTGATGAAAATGTATGTTTTCCAGTTGATTTTCAGGGCTCTGTTTGAAGTAGGTTTCTTAATGGGACAATACTTACTGTATGGATTTGAAGTTAATCCGTCCTATGTCTGCACTAGAAATCCATGTCCTCATACTGTGGATTGTTTTGTCTCCAGACCTACAGAGAAGACGGTCTTCCTCATTGTAATGTATGTAGTCAGTTGTCTTTGTTTGATTCTTAATATTTGTGAGATGTTTCATCTGGGCTTTGGAACCATTCGAGACGTCATTCGTAACAAGCGGCGGATCCAGAATAACAACCGACCTTTTCCTTACCATTACCCTCGGAACATTCCGTCGTCACCACCAGGTTACAATCTTGTAGTCAAATCGGACAAGTCCACCAAGGTCCCTAATGGTCTTGTTGCTCAAGGCCAACGCTTAACTAATATAATGCAAGATCATCAATCTACTAGTCCAGATGACAATATCCCACCTGACTTGGCAAGACTTCACAAACACCTGAAAGTTGCTCAGGAACAGTTGGACATTGCCTTTCAGGGTTATAACATGCAAGAAAATGCACAGAAATCCAGGACCAGCAGCCCAGCATCAGGAGGTACTGTGGCAGAACAGAACCGTGTCAACACTGCCCACGAGAAACAGGGAGCGAAGCCCAAACCTGGTTCAGAAAAAGGCAGCTccagcagcaaatctggagatggGAAAACATCTGTTTGGATTTAA